The proteins below come from a single Drosophila teissieri strain GT53w chromosome 3L, Prin_Dtei_1.1, whole genome shotgun sequence genomic window:
- the LOC122617265 gene encoding uncharacterized protein LOC122617265, whose translation MSDLVENNHLDTDDNDSFHSLDQSENILDNLSASLSESDCDSAADFDSGSEDETSTEEMIEVPAQLAQGAENTCMTPLLGAFLKPKSPGFEVYSSDSSACDGVSAGQPPQDAGRFKSPKKFTISPISQQKPSPVPCCPRDVPELSSKQLPCNELFDLDHPVTIRKELLTTNAKTEALQKYAFTEIWIDSQQKPCQAKVSRLREFSMALEAYFDTDFSNNASDANLEKVLEPAKTIMAPPKSEKFVEKEYVSPFPDIPIPPPARLETPLLSGVKPPIIVPAGFDLTRLVEYKNPNHWHRRTHMRTGDRIY comes from the exons atgagcGATCTTGTTGAGAATAATCACTTGGACACCGACGACAATGATTCCTTCCATTCGTTGGACCAAAGCGAGAATATCCTGGACAACCTGAGCGCCTCGCTCTCGGAGAGCGACTGCGACAGCGCCGCGGACTTTGATTCCGGGTCGGAGGATGAGACCTCCACGGAGGAAATG ATTGAGGTACCCGCCCAGCTGGCCCAGGGCGCTGAGAACACTTGTATGACCCCGCTTTTGGGCGCCTTTTTGAAGCCAAAGTCGCCCGGTTTTGAGGTCTATTCCAGCGACTCCTCCGCCTGCGATGGCGTCTCCGCCGGCCAGCCACCACAGGATGCGGGTCGCTTCAAGTCTCCCAAAAAGTTTACCATCTCGCCGATAAGTCAGCAGAAGCCGAGCCCCGTGCCCTGTTGTCCCAGAGATGTTCCGGAACTTTCCTCGAAACAATTGCCCTGCAATGAACTCTTCGACCTGGACCATCCAGTAACGATCCGGAAGGAGCTCCTAACCACCAATGCCAAAACGGAGGCCCTGCAAAAGTACGCCTTCACCGAGATTTGGATCGATTCGCAGCAGAAACCTTGCCAGGCCAAGGTTTCTCGCTTGCGCGAGTTTTCCATGGCCCTGGAGGCCTATTTTGATACGGATTTTTCTAATAACGCAAGTGATGCTAATTTGGAGAAGGTCCTCGAGCCAGCAAAA ACCATTATGGCTCCTCCGAAAAGTGAGAAATTCGTGGAGAAAGAGTATGTGTCTCCCTTTCCGGACATACCCATTCCACCTCCAGCTCGACTGGAAACTCCTCTGTTGAGCGGAGTTAAGCCGCCCATTATAGTGCCAGCTGGCTTTGATTTGACCCGATTGGTGGAGTACAAGAATCCCAATCACTGGCACCGTCGTACCCACATGCGCACCGGCGATCGCATATACTAG
- the LOC122616995 gene encoding T-box transcription factor TBX3 — protein sequence MLTLPNIADLRLQQQIAQEIYRQQIMQRLPDPLCGLLPNFAGHFVPPPPPPQPTLPGDVEAKLENNELWQQFHSIGTEMIITKCGRRMFPSMRVSLSGLEEEASYCVLLEMVPIGDCRYKFSGSQWVPAGGAEPQSPQRMYLHPESPATGKHWQSQALLFSKVKLTNNTLDNNGHIVLASMHKYQPRLHVIRTSDLGQIPWAPQQAFVFPETEFIAVTAYQNDRITKLKIDNNPFAKGFRESGQSRCKRKINDSPPPSQPEANQVDQSPVTSPLAKRLRLVEEFPQHHHHHQSHQNHPSASMQRHYLLDALEANFYVPAPPPPAIEYARHIGGAYPSWAYTPPSPASSVSSVSVSSAGSTSGESAAEREADADADTFVDVVGTAPSAPPAPSPPVPATATAVAAAPSSSDPMAKPKRSSFSISDILGTSSSI from the exons ATGTTGACCTTGCCCAACATCGCCGATCTGcgtctgcagcagcagatcgCCCAGGAGATATATCGCCAGCAGATTATGCAACGTCTACCCG ATCCCCTATGCGGCCTGTTGCCCAACTTTGCCGGACACTTtgtgccaccgccaccaccaccgcaaCCCACTTTGCCCGGCGATGTGGAGGCCAAGCTGGAGAACAACGAACTGTGGCAGCAGTTCCACAGCATCGGCACCGAGATGATCATCACCAAGTGCGGCAG ACGCATGTTCCCCTCGATGCGCGTTTCTCTCAGTGgactggaggaggaggccagcTACTGCGTGCTCCTCGAGATGGTGCCCATTGGCGACTGTCGCTACAAGTTCTCCGGATCCCAGTGGGTGCCGGCCGGAGGAGCCGAGCCCCAGAGCCCCCAGCGCATGTATCTGCATCCGGAGAGTCCGGCCACGGGAAAACACTGGCAATCGCAGGCTCTGCTCTTCAGCAAAGTGAAACTGACGAACAACACGCTGGATAACAATGGCCAT ATCGTCTTGGCCAGCATGCACAAGTATCAGCCGCGTCTGCATGTCATACGCACCTCTGATCTCGGCCAGATTCCCTGGGCGCCCCAACAGGCCTTTGTCTTTCCGGAGACGGAGTTTATAGCCGTTACGGCGTATCAG AATGACCGCATCACCAAGCTGAAGATCGACAACAATCCCTTTGCCAAGGGATTCCGTGAGTCGGGTCAGTCGAGATGCAAAAGGAAGATCAATGACTCGCCACCGCCATCGCAGCCAGAGGCGAACCAGGTGGACCAAAGTCCGGTGACATCGCCGTTAGCCAAACGGTTGCGACTCGTGGAGGAATTTCCccagcaccatcaccatcatcagaGTCATCAGAATCATCCAAGTGCTTCGATGCAGCGTCACTATCTGCTGGATGCTCTGGAGGCCAATTTCTATGTGCCAgcgccaccgccgccggccATCGAGTATGCCAGGCACATCGGCGGTGCTTATCCAAGTTGGGCCTACACCCCGCCATCGCCGGCCTCCTCCGTCTCatccgtctccgtctcctcAGCGGGCTCCACCAGCGGCGAGTCCGCTGCCGAACGAGAGGCAGATGCCGATGCCGACACCTTTGTAGATGTGGTTGGAACCGCACCATCTGCTCCTCCGGCTCCTTCTCCGCCTGTGCCAgccactgctactgctgttgctgctgctccgtcATCCAGCGATCCGATGGCCAAGCCGAAGCGCAGCAGCTTCAGCATCTCGGACATATTGGGAACCAGCTCGTCcatttaa